AAACACTATTGCCATTAAACCGTACAAAGGTTATAATTTGAATGAAACGCGTATCAATAATAACGGTCAATTATAATCAAAGTTTGGTTACCCAGGATCTATTAGCCTCTATAAGTTCAACAAACGCCTATCCGGCTATTGAAATTATAGTTGTTGATAACGGCAGCGCCGTAAACCCGGTGCCTGAATGGACTTCCCAATATCCGGATGTAAAGTTTATACGCTCTGATAAAAACTTAGGTTTTGCCGGTGGCAATAACATCGGCATTGCCGCTTCAACAGGTGAGTACCTGTTTCTGGTGAATAACGATACCGAATTTACAGCGGGTTTGGTTGAAACGTTAGTAAAAACGTTGGATGACAATGCTAAAGTTGGTATGGTATCGCCCAAAATACGCTACTTTGACCAGCCTGATACGCTGCAATACATGGGCTTTACCGCCATGAATTATTATACCGCCCGCAACGATTCCATCGGCCAGTTTGAGGTTGATGAAGGGCAATATGATAATTTGACCGGCCCA
This Mucilaginibacter defluvii DNA region includes the following protein-coding sequences:
- a CDS encoding glycosyltransferase family 2 protein, with protein sequence MKRVSIITVNYNQSLVTQDLLASISSTNAYPAIEIIVVDNGSAVNPVPEWTSQYPDVKFIRSDKNLGFAGGNNIGIAASTGEYLFLVNNDTEFTAGLVETLVKTLDDNAKVGMVSPKIRYFDQPDTLQYMGFTAMNYYTARNDSIGQFEVDEGQYDNLTGPTGYAHGAAMMLRSECIDKAGLMADHFFLYYEELDWCDRIKRAGYEICLNTQALIYHKESVSVGRVSALKEYFMNRNRILFIRRNAPFTARIVFYVFFLLVVTPRNIIRYIKIGHADFIKWLFKAIWWNITQSKNSTYLGYPLK